The following nucleotide sequence is from Amia ocellicauda isolate fAmiCal2 chromosome 2, fAmiCal2.hap1, whole genome shotgun sequence.
GGGAAAATTGCTTTTGGGAAAATGTCTGATTGTCCAATGTAGTAAATTTCATTAAACCCTTTCTAATTTATTTGATTGTGCTTTAGGTAATGATAGTTGTTTGGGATTTTTCCTGTTCTAAATCTCTTTTTTCTGGCTATCTTGAAGTAGTCATTGTATTCAGGGACGTGGCGCATCTTGTGCTGATCTGTTAAGTGTGTTGTTATTAATTTTACTGCCATTAATATTTGCATTACACAGCTTGCAATCAACTGTTCTGGTGCATGTCACAAAAATACACTACTGTCTCATGGTTTACATCACACCGTGACACCTGGCATAAGTATCTATAAACATTATCTACTACAATGACCAAAAAAAGACAATAGCTGTTCTTCCTTCATTGGTGCTGATTTAATAACAAACCAATGCACCCCTAACACATATTTTTCATCCACAGCAGCAGGCTGTGTGAATTGTTCCAATGGCTTCTTCTCAAATGTCTCCTCCCCAACAGAGCCCTGCAGACCCTGGACTGAGTGAGTGCCCTTTTACGCTTCCTTTTTTAGTATAGATCAACATCACAGATTTGCAATTGTTCATTGCACCTGCTTCAGCACACAAAATGCGGCTACAGTTTTAGATTGCCTTCATTTTGACTTTAACTACCAAGTATCTCGAGTAGTTTATTCTGCCTGGTTTTCCTCAATGTAATTTGCAGGTCAAGGGAAAACACTGCTTTAAATGCTCCCGCAGACTTACCGCTGTGTGGTATTGTGACTAATCACTGAACCACTTCCCCTGGAAAGAGTTTTTGCCAGTTATTTTTGTGGTGAATGCCAGACTGCGACAATTGAAGCTCATGAAAATAGAAAAGGCAAGtcagcacatttttttttttatttccaccaGTTGCAAAGCACTTGGAAAGACTGAAGATCAGCCTGGAAATGCAAAAAAAGATGTGATATGTGGGACTGTCATTCCACCAGTTCCAGgtatgcattttgtttgcctgtgTCTTGTATCTGCTCAGTTATGATCTATGGTGCTTATTACAGAGGACATGGCCTGTCTTTAATGAAGTGCGTGTGAATCAGAGCCCAAATGCAAGTCCTTTTACTGTAACTTCTGTCTGatgaacaaaaaaactaaaatcagaaaactatttaaatacgttgtattttattttaataatcaacatttttatttgatacCTCTTTCCTTAGAATAATTCATTGTAGTATGCCAAGTAGGAGAAAGCAAAATGAATTTGTTGTAAAGTATAGAGGTATAGTACAACATGgaacaaacataataataataataataataataataataataataataataataataaaaactacttTAGGAAAATTCCAATATCAAATTATCAAGCACATTTACTGTGGTAAAGCTTCCAAAGGTTTGACTCCATTCTATGGTGCTATCTAGAGACATTCTTAGCTGATTGCTGAAGTGCAAACATACATGACGTGACTCCTATTGATCACGCCTCATACGGTGCTGTGAGGAGTATCTGCACAGTCCAAAATGTAATCTTTTCATTGAAGTGTATCTTCAACATAACACAGAAGATAAgtgtacaaaatatattttaaatgtaccttCTTGGAAACTAAAAAGGAGACTAAATATGTACTCAAAAAGGTAGGATCAAGTTTCATTGTCACCACACATGCTTCTGTTTATTAAGTCTTTGCTGTTATATCAATCTATAGAAGTTATACAGCTCAGCGTAAGTGTCAGACACtctaaatgagtatttgtaGATTTGAAAAGCATAAAATGTTTTAAGCATAACATTTTGTAAGATAGCGCTTCACAGCATTTgaccatgcttcttgcattactaatacttgtattattgattgttttcctccttgctccctttcccgtagcccttgactgtgaccctacatcttgacggcacttagcttttactttccagcatgtatgacctcacttactgtacttacctgtgtatcTGGAAgttctaaaatgtattacatttttaattgctttgtttaatgtaaatttgaatttgtgatgtttgatgccttgtacttaactgtatttttgcactttgttttgcacttatgttgtaagttaccctggataagggcatctgccaagaaataaaaataataataataaaataatttaattttcctttctTCATTTCATTTTAGGAAACTCAGCATTATGGGGACTAGTGGCAGGTTTATCAGTGATAATTGTGATATCAATGGTCATCCTGTTCCTAGTCTGCTATAAGCTTAAACCTCTTTCTGGTAAGTGGTATCctataacaaatacaataacaacaataacatactgaaaaataacaaacaaaataataattgtagtaataataataataataataataataataataataataataataataataatacaaataataataataattcttatatatatgtgttttttgttttcattattattaatgaaagaaaataaaagtcatGAAAACGTAACTGTAACTTAACTTAAGTTCAGCATAGGGTTTTATTCATTTCGTTGGTAATCTGACAGGCAATATAGTATGTTACCAAAATAGTGCTTCTCTGACATTATTGCACCTATTTTCCCCACAGACAATTTCCGATCCTGTGTTCTAAATTTGAAAAGAAGCCGGAAACAACAGGTGAGGGAAATATGCAAATCTATAATTggatctatatatacacattaggCTATTTTAAATCCAATTGGTGTATTTAATCTTATGGTTTGCCTCAGCAAATGCTAGTTAAACAATCACATTCAAATAAgccaaataaagaaaaatactgtCCATGACTAAATAAAGAATGAGAGAAAGAAGAACTAAGCACCTTGCAGCATAAGTATATTGTTGGGCATCACATTTCAAAtcttaaaatgaataatgtCACTGTTTTGTagatgaaaataatgtattttgtgtggCACACTGCACAATGTAACTAATTAACAATGATATCCCATTATTTGTTATAATTGTAACaaagattttttaaatgattataaAACATAGGTATAAAATGTGTAAGTGACTGCtatgaagaaaaatatatgaaaaggtTAGTCAACAGGTAGTCTTTAAAAAAGCACTTTGACAATTAATTGATTGTCACTCAGCTTAGTTTGTCAAAATTGAGCAGCACTGAGCATTTCTGACCAAGACAGACTTTCAATTTGACATTTTTCGTTCTCTGTTTTACAAAGGAGACATCATCTTCCTTCAAACACGGGATTCAAGACTGTTCCAGATCTGAAAACACGTACCTAATCCAAAATGATGAGAAGATACCGAATTGTGGAAACACATGTTTAAATGAAATGACAGCGCTAGCTCAACCAGATGAAGATTCACAACTGACAGGAAACCACAGTGAACAATCGGCGTCTGAACCCTCACTTCCCACTACGTCCAGTTCCTGTAGCTGTGTGCTGTCTTTGAAAGAGCCCATGGAGGTCGGAGAGAATGAGGACTGTAGCCAAGTCGTGGCGACAGGTATTTCAAGAAACTGCTCATGTGGAAACGACAGTGTGACCTGGGAAGTCAAAGCCTTCCAAGGGGATTGCTTATATAGCAGTTTGTGCTGCGAGAGTGCAGTCGCAAGTCAAGGCTGTGCGAACAATAACAGACACAATGAGCCCTGCTGCTGCAGCGTTGACTCTCTGAATGGCCCAGTTCAGTCTTCACTCAGTGacaattttgaatgtatttCCCTTGACGACTGCAATGAACAGAACCCTCATGCAGAGAGTAATCAACAGGCCCCCGACTCCCAGTTTCCCAAATACTGCTCAGATCCTCCTTTAGCATCTGGTAAGTACTTTCTAACTTTGAGTTTCACAAATTGTATTACAGATAAGCATTATTCAGTCCTATAATACAAGTTAGATAGCCTCAGTGTGAATGACACCTGACAATGGCACTCAAATTATAACTTGTAAGTTTAAATACCCTTTAGTATCTGAACCATAAAATACACTAGTTCGGCCATGAGACATACACAGTTTATCCAACACGTGGTGAGTTATACTGCAAGCCTCTTTTGGTAGCTTACTCTTTCCTCCTTCATATTTTACCTCTCAAATGTAAATGTCATGTTGGAAATTGGAATGATCACAGATAttctaaatatttttaaatataattttcttcttcttgtctGAGCAAGAAATCCTTCTGTTTTAATGCTACTCGGGTTTGAAATGATTTTCAAAATCCGCAGCTCTACAGAACTAGTTCCCTTGAATGATTTTGGGTCTAATTAGATAGCCAACTCAAAGTTGTTCTTGTTATGCTTGATTGTATGTTTATGTACATGTGTCTGTTGTGTGTTGTATTTCCTTATACTAGCCTATGTTTCATTCCTCTCCTAACTTTGTAGCCCCACTAAAAATGATGTTTCGGTCTCAATTGGGCTTTCCTGCATAAATAAaggttttgattgattgattgaaataaTGGCAGTTCAGCAAATAACATTTACCAAAATGTACTAATCCAAGCAGCTGCATTCGAATAGCTGACCCTGATGACTGTGTGGAAACGTCCTTGactttgttttcaaaaatacTTAACAGAGCTTGAAAAATTCTTGAAGCGGCCATATTCTCATTTAATACAATATGTGAGCTTCtgtgttgaaattatttatggTCATTACAATGAAAATAGGATATTTTCAACAAGGCCGATCCTGTGGCtgtaacatttgaaaatgtgtctGATTGAACTCCAAATAAGCCACTAATTTCTAATTTCTAGTTCCTCTACATTGGCATAACCTTTCAATTCAGAGATTTGCCTTACTAAAAGTTACTGTGTCACCTGTTTACCCAGTCTGAaacttcattttgtattcatattaaaaaaatattgagtTTGCTTGAAGCAAAGTGAACAAACTTTGCTACATCCTGGGATATTTTTTGCAACGTTGTGAAACACTTGATGATGATTAAGTAATAGATGAACACTTAGTCACTGGACTTCTGAAGCCGGTCTGTATGAGTGGATATAGATATTATTAAACTTAGGAAGCACATTCTGTCTGCGTAGTAAAACAGGAACCTAGTAAAATGTGTGATGTCGAAATCCATGGTCTTGAATGGaagcaaaacttttttttttcccaggccTGATTCGAAAGATAACTacattttaagaacataagaaagtttagagatgagaggaggccattcgtccCATCATGTTAGTTTGATGTCCATTAGTGATCCAAAGATTTTGGTCTGAATTcctaataaacaaaaaaaatcacatacatactgaatttaacatttttaaagactGATTTGAAAAACGATTGTTGTGGGTCAGTGCCAGGCATACTGTCTTGATAATCCTGTTTCTAAAATAGCTCCATTGAACTGCTAAATGTTGTTAATCGATTTACAGTCTTAGACTCATACACGCATGCTGCAGTGACCCCAACAACCATATTAACAACTGCAGTTGCTTTTACACATGCAGACCTTTTGTAACTGATATTAGCACACTTATCTTAATAACTGAACCAATGGCTAAAATTGATGTATAGCATCAAATGTGGTTAGCCAACCAAACGGAATTAATAAACATGCTTTTTCACAGGCAGCCAATTTCGAATTTGAGCCCCATGCAGCCAATTTCATTGCATTACCAACTTGATTTGGTCAAGCATTTGTAAATACTAAATGTGATggatagttatctttcaagttggaagcactgcccaaggggcaggggtttctgtgcacttcacTAGGAACCTATTCGAAAATGTCCagagctgtaggagatctcgctctctcagatTGCTGGGATCGAGCTCTGCTACGCCTTCCCTTCAGTGTGtgtaggcctcggttttaggCCCCCACTTCGGCTGGTGGCCTCGGCTCCCTCGTACCCCGGACCCCACATGAATGTTCCTGTTGCCACGCgatacatattgttgttttcagctcggctactctgtgaCTAGCCGGctgtgtattatattgtatttcagtgggtctgtggccccgttcctgttggatcaggggtccactgccatgataatgcacGGAGGCCgtacaagttgcttgattgcctgcgccagatattgtgcaagtagattatggCCTCACTACTAGCTGCACttgtagagcagccggccttgctattgtaagaggagggcataagagttaacctctgtagccccgcagTGCCCGGTAGAGTGTGACAGTGGTCCACACTCCTGGGCGGCCCAGTtgtggccctacggggcccctgaggttacagtctggagttgtgttgccgaggtcccctagtggtgcacctcggggcaggctctcttatcagcttgctgcctcctcccttgcgacggttttgttatacagtaacccctcccccttgggcagtgcttccgacctgaaagataacaatagatTATCGTGCGGAAGTcctagctcctggcaaaagaggatgaacctgcgcagacgtcacgttttttagaacaggaagtggaagtgacctgttctgagtgatgagcgcaggggccaatggcagctttgatagagtgacgttttgatcgggttcctatggatgtgctcagaaacccctcccccttaggcagtgcttcctttttcagataaccagggttgcatttgcaacctatcaatTTTTCCACAATTCAAAAGCTCATGAGTGTAGGTTTACAGTGCCTACAGAACACAATACACGTTACATACAAGAGAAGGCAATTCAGCCACACTTGCATGCTTATTTGTAGTAGTAGCTAATCTACCACAGTATTTCatccagacacacagagagacagtctGAAATATCGTACATGACTTTGTATTGATTCATAAATTGCCACATCCCTTTTTATAAAGAAGTGCCTCCTGTTTCCAGTGAGAGACACATCTGCTGTGTCATTTTGATGTATGACCCCGTGTCCTATTTTCATTGTTGAATTTTAACCGGTTTATTGATGGAGAATGTTGAAATGTTGAATCATCTCTGTTGAAAACTAGAGACACAATTCCTTTGCCTTTGCTGAATAAGGCATTTTGTGGAAGACAGGATTCCTAGTAGTTATTTTTTCCTGGggagaaattatattttttctgggCTAACATAAAATGATtcaattgcattattattttaaccttACATTATTTTCCCtatgtattttcttcttttttaatagGTGTCTGATGTTTTCAAAGCATTTCAAATTCTAGGAGTTgagtaatgttttatataaaaataagagTCATATTTGTAtctttacacagtttaatattATCAATACTTCTGTATCCATTTGGTATTATAAATTGTCATTTATGTTTTTCAGGCAACGTGACAGGAAGCAATAACAccacattcatttcaaatggacaagTTATGAACTTCAGCGGGGAAGTCATAGTTGTGTACGTCAGTCGGGACTCTCAGAGCAGCCCTGGAGTAGCAGAGAGCTTCTCAAGTCCTGTTCAGGAGGAGAGCAATGGTGACACTCCTATGGAAGACCACAAACCAAAGGAGGACAGTGTAGTCCAGGAGAACATGGCCCACCCTTTGCAAGAGGAAACACAGCAAAGGAAAGCAGGAGCCCTCAGGAACTCAGGAATACCAGTGCAGGAGGAGAGCAATGAATGGACACCACATAAATGCGTTTAAGATATAGTGTTTTTGTGGCTTTGTAAATACTCATTACTGAAGCTTCTAAAACATCCAGTCAGCAAGTGGAAGGAAATTTGTGATAAGAACCTACTCCTGGACATCTTGTAAATTCTGttcacaatattattttatttttggcttGCTTTAAAACTCAAGGGGCAAGTTTGAAATACGTTAAATGCTATGCATTTGTTTACTAAACAGAAgctaatgtgtatatatgtatatatatatatatatatagtaattccAGGTCAGTTATGTTTACCATTAATAGTACTGGTAAAGACGTGTTGACAAATCAATGACTGTTTGATTGAAATATTGCAATGAAATGAAATTGTTTAGTGTGATGTTCTTACTGAGAAAGCTGTTGTAAATTCCTTTAGCATATTAAAATTGTCACAGGGAAGAAATACACTAGATACAATGTTAAACACATTCTGTCAAAAAAACTTTACTTGGACAAGGTAAATAAACATACCCAGATGAGTGTATGGAAATAGACTTTCAACTGAAGTTGTGCTAGAGCAACCCTTATAAAGGTTTTACTGTTGTGTACTGCAG
It contains:
- the tnfrsf11a gene encoding tumor necrosis factor receptor superfamily member 11A isoform X2, which produces MRVDLTASWIFRGWITYFLVALCAQTNPENPDCNQFQYLHGRKCCSKCKPGQYALELCTNKSDTKCLPCPSNEYQSEWNREERCHTQKYCDGGRGFKPRNKTEIRTAPVPCECLSGFQCSENLNCEYCVKMPPCSPGQGFSEGAGCVNCSNGFFSNVSSPTEPCRPWTDCKALGKTEDQPGNAKKDVICGTVIPPVPGNSALWGLVAGLSVIIVISMVILFLVCYKLKPLSDNFRSCVLNLKRSRKQQETSSSFKHGIQDCSRSENTYLIQNDEKIPNCGNTCLNEMTALAQPDEDSQLTGNHSEQSASEPSLPTTSSSCSCVLSLKEPMEVGENEDCSQVVATGISRNCSCGNDSVTWEVKAFQGDCLYSSLCCESAVASQGCANNNRHNEPCCCSVDSLNGPVQSSLSDNFECISLDDCNEQNPHAESNQQAPDSQFPKYCSDPPLASGNVTGSNNTTFISNGQVMNFSGEVIVVYVSRDSQSSPGVAESFSSPVQEESNGDTPMEDHKPKEDSVVQENMAHPLQEETQQRKAGALRNSGIPVQEESNEWTPHKCV
- the tnfrsf11a gene encoding tumor necrosis factor receptor superfamily member 11A isoform X1, whose product is MRVDLTASWIFRGWITYFLVALCAQTNPENPDCNQFQYLHGRKCCSKCKPGQYALELCTNKSDTKCLPCPSNEYQSEWNREERCHTQKYCDGGRGFKPRNKTEIRTAPVPCECLSGFQCSENLNCEYCVKMPPCSPGQGFSEGAAGCVNCSNGFFSNVSSPTEPCRPWTDCKALGKTEDQPGNAKKDVICGTVIPPVPGNSALWGLVAGLSVIIVISMVILFLVCYKLKPLSDNFRSCVLNLKRSRKQQETSSSFKHGIQDCSRSENTYLIQNDEKIPNCGNTCLNEMTALAQPDEDSQLTGNHSEQSASEPSLPTTSSSCSCVLSLKEPMEVGENEDCSQVVATGISRNCSCGNDSVTWEVKAFQGDCLYSSLCCESAVASQGCANNNRHNEPCCCSVDSLNGPVQSSLSDNFECISLDDCNEQNPHAESNQQAPDSQFPKYCSDPPLASGNVTGSNNTTFISNGQVMNFSGEVIVVYVSRDSQSSPGVAESFSSPVQEESNGDTPMEDHKPKEDSVVQENMAHPLQEETQQRKAGALRNSGIPVQEESNEWTPHKCV